From a single Halogeometricum sp. S3BR5-2 genomic region:
- a CDS encoding four-carbon acid sugar kinase family protein, which translates to MYSVIVVADDLTGAMDTSQGFAARGYETAVVADPEAEIGAVGEEGAVLGINTDTRYDDADDAARSVSEAVGATPARTVYKKIDSTLRGNFVAEVDAALNAAESELALVAPAFPSIGRTTERGIHYVDGTPVSETEYGDDEKGPASSSIRELFASVDRPVETVSHAALGSDDNGIAAAVERHDRPPVVVCDAVEDDHLADIAAAADGFDALYVGSGGLAAHVPVRGSEPDFEFSRQFPDGGALGVVGSVSATTLAQLGRVPEEAVVPLDGPALVAGEEPDAAVERAVRRLNEGRPAVLTAATDEAAIERTHAAGREAELASPAVRERVANGLASAAAAVLDEETPSGLLLTGGDVAVSVIRELGATTIRLTGEEVEAGIPLGTFADGGTPEVPLVTKAGGFGSEETIVNCLDVFSENDA; encoded by the coding sequence ATGTACTCCGTGATAGTCGTCGCCGACGACCTCACCGGTGCGATGGACACGTCACAGGGGTTTGCGGCCCGCGGCTACGAGACGGCCGTCGTCGCCGACCCCGAAGCCGAGATAGGAGCCGTAGGAGAGGAAGGGGCCGTACTCGGAATCAACACCGACACCCGCTACGACGACGCGGACGACGCGGCAAGAAGCGTCTCCGAGGCGGTCGGAGCGACGCCGGCGCGGACCGTCTACAAGAAGATAGACTCGACGCTGCGCGGGAACTTCGTCGCGGAAGTGGACGCCGCACTGAACGCGGCGGAGTCGGAACTGGCCCTCGTCGCGCCCGCGTTCCCCTCCATCGGCCGAACGACGGAGAGAGGTATCCACTACGTCGACGGGACGCCGGTCTCGGAGACCGAGTACGGTGACGACGAGAAAGGACCCGCCTCGTCGTCGATACGCGAACTGTTCGCGTCGGTCGACCGGCCGGTCGAGACGGTATCGCACGCGGCGCTCGGGTCGGATGATAACGGAATCGCGGCCGCCGTCGAACGACACGACCGCCCCCCGGTTGTCGTCTGCGACGCCGTCGAGGACGACCACCTGGCCGACATCGCGGCGGCGGCGGACGGGTTCGACGCGCTGTACGTCGGGAGCGGCGGTCTGGCCGCGCACGTGCCGGTGCGGGGTTCGGAGCCCGACTTCGAGTTCTCGCGGCAGTTCCCCGACGGCGGGGCGCTCGGCGTGGTCGGAAGCGTCAGCGCGACGACGCTCGCGCAACTCGGGCGGGTGCCCGAAGAGGCGGTCGTCCCCCTCGACGGACCGGCTCTCGTCGCCGGAGAGGAACCGGACGCCGCCGTCGAACGAGCCGTCCGGCGGTTGAACGAAGGCCGTCCGGCGGTCCTGACCGCGGCGACCGACGAGGCCGCCATCGAGCGTACGCACGCCGCGGGTCGAGAGGCCGAACTCGCGTCGCCGGCGGTCCGCGAGCGGGTGGCGAACGGACTCGCGTCGGCCGCGGCGGCCGTCCTCGACGAGGAGACTCCCTCGGGACTGCTCCTGACCGGCGGCGACGTCGCGGTGTCGGTGATTCGGGAACTCGGCGCGACGACCATCCGACTGACTGGCGAGGAGGTCGAAGCGGGCATCCCCCTCGGGACGTTCGCCGATGGGGGTACCCCCGAAGTGCCGTTGGTCACGAAGGCCGGCGGATTCGGCTCCGAAGAGACAATCGTTAATTGTCTGGACGTGTTCTCCGAGAACGATGCGTAG
- the pdxA gene encoding 4-hydroxythreonine-4-phosphate dehydrogenase PdxA, producing the protein MRSHEPLIGITMGDPGGIGPEVIVKAYPKLREVARPLVIGDADVIEAAIDVCGVALAVEAVESVADASFDRDRIPVLDLDLVDELVRGEVREAYGAASLRYVERAIELAVAGEIDAITTAPINKQSTGLAGSEYAGHTGMLADYTDTENYSMMLVEDDLRVTHVSTHVPLREACDLVTTESVLETVRLTDEALRDLGVDSPSVGVAGLNPHASDGGLLGDEDDAEIRPAVERAREEGIDATGPESPDTVYVRAARGEFDCVVSMYHDQGHVPIKMLGFAGGDAVSGVNVTIGLPIVRTSVDHGTAFDIAGEGIASERSLVDAVEVAVDMVGDE; encoded by the coding sequence ATGCGTAGTCACGAGCCCCTGATCGGAATCACGATGGGCGACCCCGGCGGAATCGGTCCCGAGGTAATCGTCAAAGCGTACCCGAAGCTACGCGAAGTCGCTCGGCCCCTCGTCATCGGCGATGCGGACGTCATCGAGGCCGCAATCGACGTGTGTGGCGTCGCTCTCGCGGTCGAAGCCGTCGAATCCGTCGCGGACGCGAGCTTCGACCGCGACCGAATACCGGTGTTGGACCTCGATTTGGTCGACGAACTCGTCCGCGGAGAGGTCCGCGAGGCGTACGGGGCCGCGAGCCTCCGATACGTCGAGCGCGCCATCGAACTCGCCGTAGCGGGGGAGATAGACGCCATCACGACCGCGCCCATCAACAAGCAGTCGACGGGGCTCGCCGGCAGCGAGTACGCCGGCCACACGGGGATGCTCGCCGACTACACCGACACGGAGAACTACTCGATGATGCTCGTCGAGGACGACCTCCGGGTGACGCACGTGAGCACGCACGTTCCGCTCCGAGAGGCCTGCGACCTGGTGACGACGGAGAGCGTCTTGGAGACGGTCCGACTCACGGACGAGGCGCTCCGCGACCTCGGCGTCGACTCGCCGTCGGTCGGCGTCGCGGGGTTGAACCCGCACGCCAGCGACGGCGGACTGCTCGGCGACGAGGACGACGCGGAGATCAGACCGGCGGTCGAGCGCGCCCGCGAGGAGGGTATCGACGCGACGGGTCCCGAATCGCCGGACACCGTCTACGTCCGCGCCGCCCGCGGCGAGTTCGACTGCGTCGTTTCGATGTATCACGACCAGGGACACGTCCCAATCAAGATGCTCGGATTCGCCGGCGGCGACGCCGTCTCCGGGGTCAACGTCACCATCGGACTGCCCATCGTCCGGACGAGCGTCGACCACGGCACCGCCTTCGATATCGCCGGGGAGGGTATCGCTTCCGAGCGCAGTCTCGTCGACGCCGTCGAGGTGGCGGTCGATATGGTCGGCGACGAGTGA
- a CDS encoding 2-keto-3-deoxygluconate permease: MKIKQTIERIPGGMMVIPLILGALTNTFFPQALEIGGFTTALLKDGALPLIAAFLVCMGAGITVDEAPQALKQGAAITASKFVVGMGIGLLVATFLGNSLLGLSSLAIIAAMTNTNGGLYAALVGEMGDETDVGAISIISVNDGPFLTMVALGTAGIASIPLLDLLAVVVPILIGMILGNLDEEMQEYLTSAGPVLIPFFAFPLGAGIDFAMLVTAGAAGIVLGVVTVLVGGAFNILADRASGGTGVAGASASSTAGNAVATPEAVAVADPALRQAAAVATPQVAASTIVTALLAPVLASFVHDRVYDDGSGPADDAGPAQSSQTSAAGNE; this comes from the coding sequence ATGAAGATAAAGCAGACGATAGAGCGGATTCCGGGCGGGATGATGGTTATTCCCCTGATACTGGGTGCACTCACGAACACGTTCTTCCCGCAGGCGCTGGAGATAGGCGGGTTCACCACGGCGCTCCTGAAGGACGGGGCGCTCCCCCTCATCGCCGCGTTCTTGGTGTGCATGGGCGCCGGCATCACGGTCGACGAGGCGCCGCAGGCGCTGAAGCAAGGGGCGGCTATCACGGCCTCGAAGTTCGTCGTCGGGATGGGAATCGGGCTCCTGGTCGCCACCTTCCTCGGCAACAGTCTGCTCGGACTCTCCTCGTTGGCCATCATCGCGGCGATGACTAACACGAACGGCGGCCTGTACGCCGCGCTCGTGGGGGAGATGGGCGACGAGACGGACGTCGGCGCGATATCCATCATCTCGGTCAACGACGGCCCGTTCCTCACGATGGTCGCACTGGGGACGGCCGGTATCGCCTCGATTCCGCTCCTCGACCTCTTGGCGGTCGTCGTCCCCATCCTCATCGGCATGATACTGGGCAACCTCGACGAGGAGATGCAGGAGTACCTCACCAGCGCGGGACCGGTCCTCATCCCCTTCTTCGCCTTCCCGCTGGGAGCGGGCATCGACTTCGCCATGCTCGTTACCGCGGGCGCCGCCGGCATCGTGCTGGGCGTCGTCACGGTGCTCGTCGGCGGCGCGTTCAACATCCTCGCCGACCGCGCCTCGGGCGGCACGGGCGTCGCCGGCGCCTCCGCGTCGAGTACGGCCGGGAACGCGGTGGCGACGCCGGAGGCCGTCGCCGTCGCCGACCCCGCGCTGCGACAGGCGGCCGCCGTTGCGACGCCGCAGGTCGCCGCCTCGACTATCGTGACGGCGTTGCTCGCCCCCGTGTTGGCCAGTTTCGTCCACGACCGAGTGTACGACGACGGGTCGGGACCGGCCGACGACGCCGGTCCCGCTCAGTCGAGTCAAACCTCCGCGGCCGGCAACGAGTAA
- the gfo6 gene encoding D-xylose 1-dehydrogenase Gfo6 translates to MEVDLDSFSARDWEGPTDADPMRFAMVGLGWWTREQAIPAVEEADYCATTVLVSSSTEKADELAADLAGVEETLTYEEYADGAATDAYDAVYVCTPNGLHRDHVEAAAAHDKAVLCEKPLEATVEDARASVDACREADVPLMVAYRVQTEPTVRRARELIRDGAIGDVVSVLGHMSDTILDSTDETSWRFDPDLSGGTTINDIGIYPLNTIRFVLEEDPQAVYARTESEQPAYEGTDEHAAFQLEFPDGKLASCTVTHSAAVKSSLRFVGTEGELSIEGLFFPNTRKVLRVSGPDIEGEYRPEPVDQMREEFDYFANRLQRGLDLEPDGEHGMVDMHAVRALYDSAERGRRVELDS, encoded by the coding sequence ATGGAAGTCGATCTCGACAGTTTCAGTGCCCGCGACTGGGAAGGTCCCACGGACGCCGATCCGATGCGATTCGCCATGGTCGGACTCGGGTGGTGGACCCGCGAACAAGCGATTCCCGCCGTCGAAGAAGCGGATTACTGCGCGACGACAGTCTTGGTCAGTTCCAGCACCGAGAAGGCCGACGAACTCGCGGCCGACCTCGCGGGGGTCGAGGAGACGCTCACGTACGAGGAGTACGCCGACGGCGCGGCGACCGACGCCTACGACGCGGTGTACGTCTGCACGCCGAACGGACTCCACCGCGACCACGTCGAAGCCGCGGCGGCGCACGACAAGGCGGTCCTCTGCGAGAAACCCCTGGAAGCGACCGTCGAGGACGCTCGGGCGTCCGTCGACGCCTGTCGGGAGGCGGACGTTCCGCTGATGGTCGCCTACCGAGTCCAGACCGAACCGACGGTCCGCCGCGCCCGAGAACTGATCCGGGACGGCGCCATCGGAGACGTGGTTTCGGTGCTCGGACACATGTCGGACACGATTCTCGACTCCACCGACGAGACGAGTTGGCGGTTCGACCCCGACCTCTCCGGCGGGACGACGATAAACGACATCGGAATCTACCCGCTGAACACGATTCGGTTCGTTCTGGAGGAGGACCCGCAGGCGGTGTACGCTCGGACGGAATCCGAACAGCCGGCCTACGAGGGAACCGACGAGCACGCGGCGTTCCAGTTGGAGTTCCCCGACGGCAAACTCGCCTCGTGTACGGTCACGCACAGCGCGGCGGTGAAATCGAGTCTCCGGTTCGTCGGCACCGAAGGCGAACTGAGCATCGAGGGGCTGTTCTTCCCGAACACTCGGAAGGTGCTCAGAGTGTCCGGACCGGACATCGAGGGCGAGTATCGACCGGAGCCGGTCGACCAGATGCGCGAGGAGTTCGACTACTTCGCCAACCGCCTCCAGCGCGGCCTCGACCTCGAACCCGACGGCGAACACGGGATGGTCGACATGCACGCCGTCCGCGCGCTCTACGACTCCGCCGAACGGGGGCGACGCGTCGAACTCGACTCCTGA
- a CDS encoding aldo/keto reductase, with amino-acid sequence MSDTTDVDLDYVRLGETGIHTSELQFGTWRFGKETEQGNVEIGEERAHELLDAYEAAGGRYIDTADVYGGGASERWIGEWLNDGDRDRERYTIASKIYWQIREGDPNSRGTNRKNVRHRIDALLDRLDTDYVDVLYIHRWDDLTPAREMMKTLNGLVDDGKVHYLGASTHRPNAWKVAKANEIARENGWEPFTVSQPRYNLVDREIEGDYLDMTRSYGMAVCPWSPLGQGFLTGKYSREDGLTGESRAAESGGFEDAYLTEENFDVHDELEAVADEVEATPAQTALAWLMHRDGVTAPIVGARTVEQLEENLAAAAVTLSEEQVDRLTEAKGGPYAGL; translated from the coding sequence ATGAGCGACACGACAGACGTCGACCTGGATTACGTTCGACTCGGTGAGACGGGTATCCACACCAGCGAACTCCAGTTCGGCACGTGGCGGTTCGGCAAGGAGACCGAGCAGGGGAACGTCGAAATCGGCGAGGAGCGCGCCCACGAACTCTTAGACGCCTACGAGGCGGCCGGCGGTCGCTACATCGACACCGCCGACGTGTACGGCGGCGGCGCGAGCGAGCGCTGGATCGGCGAGTGGCTGAACGACGGCGACCGCGACCGAGAGCGATACACCATCGCCTCGAAGATTTACTGGCAGATTCGAGAGGGAGACCCGAACAGTCGCGGCACGAATCGTAAGAACGTCCGCCACCGCATCGATGCGCTGCTCGACCGCCTCGACACCGACTACGTCGACGTGCTCTACATCCACCGCTGGGACGACCTGACCCCCGCGCGCGAGATGATGAAGACGCTGAACGGACTCGTCGACGACGGGAAGGTCCACTACCTCGGCGCGTCGACCCACCGGCCGAACGCGTGGAAGGTGGCAAAAGCTAACGAGATCGCCCGCGAGAACGGGTGGGAGCCGTTCACCGTCTCCCAGCCGCGGTACAACCTCGTCGACCGCGAGATAGAGGGCGACTACTTGGATATGACTCGGTCGTACGGGATGGCGGTCTGTCCGTGGAGCCCGCTGGGACAGGGCTTTCTCACCGGCAAGTACTCGCGGGAGGACGGACTCACCGGCGAGTCCCGCGCCGCGGAGTCGGGCGGATTCGAGGACGCCTACCTCACGGAGGAAAACTTCGACGTGCACGACGAACTCGAAGCCGTCGCCGACGAGGTGGAAGCGACGCCCGCACAGACCGCTCTCGCGTGGCTGATGCACCGCGACGGCGTCACGGCGCCCATCGTCGGGGCGCGAACCGTCGAACAACTCGAAGAGAACCTCGCGGCGGCGGCGGTGACGCTCTCCGAGGAGCAAGTCGACCGACTGACCGAGGCGAAGGGCGGGCCGTACGCCGGTCTGTAG
- a CDS encoding aldo/keto reductase, with product MFDDDTRLGLGTYSLKGDDGADTIEAAIDAGYRHLDTARLYENEETVGEAIDAADVDREDLFVATKVAHFEEPEKTEEYVRTAVEESFERLGLDRIDLLYHHWPKGQDDVETVLPVLEEFADSGRVSNLGVSNYTIDDVSLARDLVDVPIEANQVEMHPLLPQEEMREYLYGSDTDLVAYSPLAQGEVFEEDAIVEIAEKHGVSAPAVSLAWVLEKGATAIPRTSSVDHLRDNLSARTLELDDEDEKRIDAITRRHRCEDPSWMSW from the coding sequence GTGTTCGACGACGACACGCGACTCGGACTCGGGACGTACAGCCTGAAGGGCGACGACGGGGCCGACACCATTGAGGCCGCCATCGACGCCGGCTATCGGCACCTCGACACCGCCCGCCTCTACGAGAACGAGGAGACGGTCGGCGAGGCCATCGACGCCGCGGACGTCGACCGCGAGGACCTGTTCGTCGCGACCAAGGTGGCGCACTTCGAGGAACCGGAGAAGACCGAGGAGTACGTGCGGACCGCGGTCGAGGAGAGCTTCGAGCGACTCGGACTCGACCGCATCGACCTGCTGTACCACCACTGGCCGAAGGGCCAGGACGACGTCGAGACGGTGCTGCCCGTCCTCGAAGAGTTCGCCGACTCGGGCCGCGTCTCGAACCTCGGCGTGAGCAACTACACCATCGACGACGTGTCCTTAGCCCGCGACCTCGTGGACGTCCCCATCGAGGCCAACCAGGTGGAGATGCATCCGCTGCTGCCCCAAGAGGAGATGCGCGAGTACCTCTACGGGAGCGACACCGACCTCGTCGCGTATTCGCCGCTGGCGCAGGGGGAAGTGTTCGAGGAGGACGCCATCGTGGAGATAGCCGAGAAACACGGCGTCTCGGCGCCGGCCGTGAGCCTCGCGTGGGTGCTCGAGAAAGGCGCGACCGCCATCCCGCGGACGAGTTCCGTCGACCACCTCCGGGACAACCTCTCCGCTCGGACCCTCGAACTGGACGACGAGGACGAGAAACGCATCGACGCTATCACCCGCCGGCACCGGTGCGAAGACCCCTCCTGGATGTCCTGGTAG